The stretch of DNA ATCCACCCGCCTACCCGCCCACCCATCCACCCGCCCCCCATCCACCCCTCACCCCCGAAACCGCCATGTGGGACTACTCCGAAAAGGTACTCGAACTCTTCTACAACCCGATCAACCAGGGCACCATCGATGACTCGGCTGAGCCGGATGTGGCGGTGGTCTACGGCGAGGTGGGCAGCATTGCCTGTGGCGATGCCCTCAGGCTGCACCTGAAGATTCAGCAATCCACCGACAGCATTCTGGATGCGCGGTTTCAGACCTTTGGCTGCACGAGCGCGATCGCCTCTTCCTCCGCCCTGACGGAAATCATCAAGGGCAAAACCCTGGATCAGGCCCTGCACATCACCAACCAGGACATTGCCGACTTTCTGGGTGGCCTACCCGAAGCGAAAATGCACTGCTCGGTGATGGGGCAGGAGGCCCTGGAGGCGGCGATCTACAAGTATCGCGGCATTGAGGTGGAGCACCACGAGGACGACGAAGGCACCCTGGTGTGCGCCTGCTACGGCATCACCGAGAAGAAGATTCGGCGGGCGATCGCCGAAAACGACCTCACCACCGTGGAGCAGGTCACCAACTACGTCAAGGCTGGGGGTGGCTGCGGCTCCTGCCTGGCCAACATCGAAGACCTGATTGTAGACGCCCAGGAGTCCGCCGAAACCGTGCGGGCCGCCGCCGAGCTGGCCGTAGCCCGGGAACAGCGCAGCCAGGAGGCCGCCGCCCCCACCCCCCTGACCAACCTGCAAAAGATCACCCTTATCCAGCAGGTGATCGACGAGGAGGTGCGGCCCATTCTGATCGCCGATGGCGGCGATGTGAGTTTGCACGATGTGGAGGGCGATCGCGTGTTGGTCAAGCTCCAGGGGGCCTGCGGCTCCTGCGCTAGCAGTACGGAGACGCTGAAGTATGCGATCGAGGCCAAGCTGCAACGGCGGGTGTTGCCGACGCTCACCGTCGAAGCGATCTAATTCCAGCTTCTCCAGTGGTGCATTGCTGCGCTAATGCACCCTACGGTTCTTGCCCATCCACCCATCCACTCATCCACCCATGCCCCCCATGCACCCCTCCCCCCCCCACGCCGGACGCGACCCACCGGCCCTCCCCCAGGCCCTCGCCTGATCCGAGTTTGACCGTTTCAAGTACACCGATCCGAATTTCACACCTAGGAGACATTCCCCCATGCGACAGATTGCATTCTATGGAAAAGGCGGTATTGGCAAGTCCACCACCTCCCAAAACACCCTGGCCGCCATGGCCGAAAAGGGCCAGCGGATCATGATCGTCGGCTGTGACCCCAAGGCCGACTCTACCCGCCTGATGCTGCACAGCAAGGCCCAGACCACCATTCTGCACCTGGCTGCCGAGCGCGGCGCGGTGGAAGACCTGGAACTGGAAGAGGTGCTGCTCACCGGCTATCGCGGCGTCAAGTGCGTCGAGTCAGGCGGGCCTGAGCCTGGGGTCGGCTGCGCCGGTCGGGGTATCATCACCGCCATCAACTTCCTGGAAGAAGAGGGTGCCTACGAAGACCTGGATTTCGTCTCCTACGACGTACTGGGCGACGTGGTGTGCGGCGGTTTCGCCATGCCCATCCGGGAAGGCAAAGCCCAGGAAATCTACATCGTGGTATCCGGCGAAATGATGGCCATGTATGCGGCCAACAACATCGCCCGGGGCGTTCTGAAGTATGCCCACTCCGGCGGCGTGCGCCTGGGCGGCCTGATCTGCAACAGCCGCAACACCGACCGGGAGGTGGAGCTGATCGAGGCCCTAGCCGCCAAGCTCAACACCCAAATGCTGCACTTTGTGCCCCGCGACAACGTGGTCCAGCACGCCGAACTGCGCCGCATGACGGTGAATGAGTACGCCCCCACCAGCAACCAGGCCCAGGAATACGCCCAACTGGCCGACAAGATCATCAACAACAAGAACCTCACCATCCCCACGCCCATCACCATGGACGAGCTGGAGGAACTGTTGATCGAGTTCGGCATCCTCGATGGCGACGAAGAGTACCAGAAGGCGCTGGAGGCCGACAAGCTGGCCGCTGTTTAGGTTCTCGGGAGGCAGATCCCAGGGTTCTTAGGCAATAGCCAGATTTACCGGTTCACCCCAGAAGAACCCTGGGATCTCTTCCCACCCATTCACCCATCCACCCATCCACTCACTCACCCAT from Leptolyngbya sp. KIOST-1 encodes:
- the nifU gene encoding Fe-S cluster assembly protein NifU; this encodes MDEPRQRTPSPSTHPPPTHPPAYPPTHPPAPHPPLTPETAMWDYSEKVLELFYNPINQGTIDDSAEPDVAVVYGEVGSIACGDALRLHLKIQQSTDSILDARFQTFGCTSAIASSSALTEIIKGKTLDQALHITNQDIADFLGGLPEAKMHCSVMGQEALEAAIYKYRGIEVEHHEDDEGTLVCACYGITEKKIRRAIAENDLTTVEQVTNYVKAGGGCGSCLANIEDLIVDAQESAETVRAAAELAVAREQRSQEAAAPTPLTNLQKITLIQQVIDEEVRPILIADGGDVSLHDVEGDRVLVKLQGACGSCASSTETLKYAIEAKLQRRVLPTLTVEAI
- the nifH gene encoding nitrogenase iron protein; its protein translation is MRQIAFYGKGGIGKSTTSQNTLAAMAEKGQRIMIVGCDPKADSTRLMLHSKAQTTILHLAAERGAVEDLELEEVLLTGYRGVKCVESGGPEPGVGCAGRGIITAINFLEEEGAYEDLDFVSYDVLGDVVCGGFAMPIREGKAQEIYIVVSGEMMAMYAANNIARGVLKYAHSGGVRLGGLICNSRNTDREVELIEALAAKLNTQMLHFVPRDNVVQHAELRRMTVNEYAPTSNQAQEYAQLADKIINNKNLTIPTPITMDELEELLIEFGILDGDEEYQKALEADKLAAV